The genome window tttgtttttttcgtaATTGAACATTAATCTCGATCCAAAATGAATGTAATTTAGCCTACCACGGCAAGAAACTAGTTACAGCCTAGATAATAAAATGTCAACTTGTATAATTGCAACGCATGTGCAGGTGATGGCGGTAGTCAATCTCTACTCCATCATAATGGGCCTAGCCTCTCTAGCCTAATAGTAGTAGTactgaaatttccaaaaaGCAAGGATCTTTCCTTATTTGGGCAATCAGGTTCAGTTGTGTACACCCCATTGCATTGCCCATATATGCCTCTTTGATCTCTCCTGTTAATTATTTGCCGAACTTATTTGCTTTTCAGGAATTCTCATTTTTCATGTCTATACTCTACCTCTACGTACATACATACATGtttgtatgtatgtgtgtatttTGTTAGGGCCACACACCGACGTATATGAAAACTCtccttgtttctttgtttcataaggtttcaatcaaattttttttctttctatgtATACAAGTATCATACACAAAAAGCAAGCTACTCGTTGCCTTGAACTTCATATATTAAGGTAACAGGAACAGGAGAGCTGCACTTGCAGCTAAAATCTTTAGTGGAGGAGGTCAAGGGGCAAAAGACTAAAGCCACTTTCGCAAGTATAATGCAATGCAAATTGCAGGATGGTGATATTATGACAAACCTATATCAGTCAGTACAAATATATGTCCCCACCCCCACATTACAAACCTATGGTGATATTACGAACCGAGGAGATACAGTAACAAAGATATCGACAAACCCTCTCGCTACAAAACTATGTCCCCACCCCCACACACCAACCCGCAATCAGCATCTCACCACAAACTTACATGCGTTCGAAGCCACAATCTCGGACATTAACCAACTTGGAGATTATGAGTCAGGGCAAACCAATACAAAGAAATTTGTTGATGAGCTATAACAAAAATCCCATTCACATGGGAAGCAAGACCATATAATTTTCATGGAAGGTTTTCAACCTCCAAAAAAGAGAACCAAATAAATCATCCACTGAGTTCTTGCTTCAATCAATCACCAAATaaatcatcctcatcatcatcagcgTGGTTTGAGTTAGTTCCAACCTTTACACTTAATGCCTTCTCATCGGTTTCTCTACCTGGAGAACCTTGTTTACCACTAGAACCCGCAGAAGGATATGCCCAGGAAGAACCCACTTTACCTGAAAAAGAGTCTCCATAAAGGTCATCATAAATCCCACCCTTTGGAGCAGTTTTGACTCTATTTAAGACCTGTTGTAATTTTTCAGTCATGCCTTTTTGGGAAGAATTGTCTTCCTTCGCACATAATTGCTCCTTTCCTTTGGGTATTACTGTAATCTGCACAAGGGATTCATATTTCCCAACAAGACTTCCTTCTTTTACACCTACTGGACCAGGTTCAGTCTCGACATCCACACCATCTGAAACCCCGACTACTTCAACCAGCTCTCCGCCCACTTGATCCCTGAATGACACTCTTGCCTTCCTAATTCTCTTGGACGCTCTCTCTGGCTGCTGGGTGGCACCTTGTGCACCTGAGTCACCAGACTCACGGGACATAGGCCCTACGTCAAACCTGGTCAGACCATGACGATTTAGTAGCGTATTATAAGCCACGACAGCTTCTTCATCAGAGGGATCAGGAGGCGGAGGCAGATTAACCTCTGCAGGCAGTGAAGGACGAGGAAAAAGAGCTGCATCATTCTTTCTCAAGATATAAGTTCTAGTTGATGCAGCAAACCGCAAAGACTGCCCCACTTCAAGCTCAACAGGGGTATCTTTAGTCACTCGTTCATTTGCAACAAAAGTGCCATGTGCCGATCCCAAATCAATTACATATATGCTGCAGAAGGGATAAAGCTTGTAAATGACACTaaatggaagaaagaaaactccaacagcatcaCAAATGGGTCAAGCAATCACCCCAACACTATCATGGATATGAAGGACATGGCCATGGCCATCATGAAAGCATGGTGGTGAAATAGGTCAATCCCGGAAACTCCTAGATGATCAATTGAATCATGAAATTGATGTTTCAGTTCATAAGGTTACTCTTGTTTAGTCTAAAAATAGAAACCTCTTCTTTAAATCTAAAACCATTGAAATAGTCAACCATCTGGCTCTATAATCTAAGATTGGAAAGATAAAAGTTAGTAGagtatttattttgttcatcttttcttccaattttcTAAGAGTTCTGAACCCTCATGCAGAACAACTTTAACTTGGTCAACAAAACCTTCACTTGatcaacaaaaccaacagCAAGCACACAATACAGATATGTACAACCAGCTGGAATTCAAGTACAAACCAATTATGCTATCCCAGCTGGAATTCAAGCATAAACTAATTACACCAACATATAAATAACAAGATTATATGCAATTGAAGCAAATAGAAACTGAATGTAAATGATGTAAAAGGTAAACTGAGAAAAGATGTGACTCACCTTCCATTCTTGTGAGGAACAACAACGGCATGTTGGCGGGAAACGGACTGATGATCCAGCACAAAGTCACAAGTTTGAGATTGGCGGCCAAAGATGTTGCGACGCCTATCGAGAGTAATGCGATCAAGAACCTGACCTTCCTTGACAACCTCAAGATAATACACACCGGGGCGGGGGTCAATTGCCCAGTCAGGGGGCTGCCAAGTGGACTGACCCCCACCAAGCTGAGTGAGATGCTGCTGCGGAGTCTGCTCGACCCCCACGAGAGGGGCAGCCTCGGGAGGTGCAAGAGGGGGAGGAGGAGGTTGATGTTGGGCTTGCTGCGAATGCGAAAGAGAGGGCAAGGGAGtggatttggaattggaattgggATTGAGCGAAAAGGGTTCCAAGGACTGAGCTTTCTTAAATCGATCAAGCCCAGCTCTTCCGAACATGATGCAGTTCTGTAAATGAGTCAGGACTCAGGACTCAGGACTCGAGAGAAGGATGAATGTACGTGAAATCTGAATTCTGAAAgttatacatatacatatatatatatatatagaagcaTCGGAGTCTCACACCAACAACCACTGAATCACATCAATACAATTCTATTCTATTCTATTTCTAACTTGTAAAATGGAGTGGAGCTACAGTCCACCGAAGAAAGAGATAGAGGGAGAGAAAGTAGAGAGTAGAGAGTAGAAAATAGAAGCCTCCTCCTCGTCCTCCTCTTCTATCACCTGCTATAATCTAATAATCTCATCCCAAAGCCTAATAAGCAAAATAGGCAGATCTCATGTCATCATCTAATCTAACCATCAAAATTACAGTTTTTTCAAGAATCGAATGCCgaataaaagcaaaagcacAGTTATAGGAATTTCCAAGAGACTTACGAAGCTGTCTCGCAGTCCCAAACTCTCAGTCTGAGAGTCTCGAAGCCAAACAAGGCAGAGAGGCCTTGGACttggagggagggagggaagGAACTGCCTAACCAGAGAGCTTCAGAGGAGAATGGAGACTGGAGACTTGAGAGGGCGAACTAAACTAATAAAGGGGCCTCTGAAATTCCAAGCTATTTTcattaacaacaacaactaaAACCTAAAAGCCGCTGCCTCCTTCCTCTGCCTTTGCTTCCTTCCCTCCTCctcactctgtttttttttttcaatttaattgctTCCTCACtctgttgtttgttttgtttttttgcccTAGATTCTGGAttgggattttattattttgtttatttttatattattttttaacttttggaGCTGGGAGAGGTAATTAGAATTGATATAATACAGCAACCAATACCCTTTGTTTTCAAGAATAATGCCGGAGTCTGGAGACATCAACTTTTGGATACTAACTGCCATCTCCAAAGACTAATGTTGGAGACATGACATCAGTTGTTGGCGTTCAAttatttttgagtgaaatttcAACTTTTACAAGGTAGTTATGATTCTATTTTGGGTACTTGTTCTTATGCTTGACTCTCTTCTTTGTTAAACTACAAAATGTTTTTAAGTAATGAGTCTTCCAAGGATACTTAGAATAATCAAGTTCCATTGTTTCAATTCCCTTTGTTTTCACgggaaatgaagaagaaatggcTTTCgagcaaaaataaataatcgAGTTCAGCTGTTGACCAGGAAAAGACTAAATAATGGATTTATGATCGCAAGTTAGCAATTGGCCACATCAAATTAAACTACAATTTGGTACTGCtattgaaacaaaacaaaaaaaaagaaaaaaaaaaagaaaaagaataatcGGACTTTGAGCTATTCTAAAAGAATGATCACcattcaccaccaccaacaccaaGTAGGGCTGCTTTTTGCCAGAAATGGCAAGACCACAAAAACTAGACCTGCCACTTCCATATGTACTACCAAGGTTGAGGAATTAAACCTTCATAATATGATGACCGCGTTATTGCATAATCTCTGCACCTGTTATTCACAACCACCAAGCAACTACCAAATAGCCCTCCAAAACTAGTCCACTTTTTTATCTCAAAGCCACAAAGCACTGTTTCGTCTACGCCTTCAAATCCATCATACCAACGTTATTGCACCACCTCTGCAATCCAATGCTTAAACACTCATTTGGATGGTCTCCAAGCTGACACATAATGCAGTCAAGCTCAATTCTGCTAGACTTGGCCATAGATAGATGAAATATCAGGAAAAATGTGCTTTTTCTACAGCACTCTTCATGTCAAATGCCTACAATCCCAGAAATGCCCCAAATCCAGCCACTATCTTGTGAATTCCGTCTCAACTACACTGAAGGTGTCTTTCAGGCGATCTTGCAGATTCTTTAGTACATTTTTCGTAATTCTTTTCTGATGCCGAGTGCCTTTGAGCCACTCAACCCCAAAGTATACTTTTACCTGGCATCCCTTTGAGTTTGAGGGCAAATCCTCGATTTGGTATCGAATGTGAAGCTGCAAACGATGCAGGGAAACAAGGTGAGTCAGGGgacatttataaaaacaattatttaAGCAGAGTTCTACATAAGTTCCATGTCATTCATACATTGAAATAGTCACCAAGCGGAACTGCATGGAGGGTCGAGACCTCTTGAACTAGCCAACCATTTCTATCAGAAAGGCGGGACTTTTGTTGAGTACTAGTCACCTCTCCTCTATACTGGGAAACACGTTTATCAAATCTGTAATATATCTGCCTCACACACACATCACCCTTCTCTGATTCCCATGGGGTGTAAGAATAGTTAAGACAACCAGCTTTCTCCATAACTCTACGGTCCAATTCACCTCCACCAAATAGCTCAACGAAGAAATTTGTCTAAAATTGTGAACAAGACAAATTTGATGGTCAGTGAAGACATATGTTAACACAATGCAGACACTAAAATAATCAGAACTGAAATCTGTATAGTCATAAGTGCCACACACGCATCACATAATCTAGAAGGAAGCTTTAATTTAACTACTCTGATTCCATGGGGCACAGCATCCGCAGAAGGGGAAAAGCAAGGGTTTAGTTCTAACCCTAAAGCAGGTGAGATGCTGATATATTCTTAGTTGCACtaagggggagagagagagagagagagagagagagagagagagagagcgagctCACAGGAACTGAATGAGCAGAAGAATAAACCTCAGACATGCTGACATCATCAAGGCCTAAGAAAGACCCACTCTCTTCACTTTGGATCTTGACTTCAGATTCTTCTTCAACTATTTGCACCTTCTGCTCAGGACTCAAAGATCTAGCCTTCCAAAGAGCCATGATTGTCCTATTCAGAAATATCAGATGTTTGAGTCAACATGAGATATGATATCATGTTTATTCTTTTACTGTCGTAGAACATTGTTTTCATTATCGACTCTTATCCTATGCAAGCATCAATTGTTCAGAAAATGGTATAAGGTCAGTTGAGATGGGATACTCATGCACAACAGATGATACCCTAACAATATTAAACAATTAAAGAAGGCAAGGGCAGACCAAACATATGCTGAAAGATATctagtttaattaaaaaagaagacaaaggCAGACCAAACATATGCCAATCAGATGATATTAAACAATTAAAGACAAAAAgctcacaaaaaataataaaaaagttccAATTTTGTTGAAGAGGATGCCCTTCGAGTACCTGTGCGCTACATTGAAAGACACAAAGGACTGGAAATGGAACTTCAGCCTGCCTTCCCCATCTTGTGTCTTTGCACCATGCCTTGCATCCATACCTCTACCCGGCCGCAGAGTCATGACTACAATTGGACTTCCCATAGATGACAGAGAAGGAGGAACAACTTGAATCTCTTCTATATCCTCccagaggaaaaaaaactttgtCTTGTGACCAAATAAATTTGCATGGAATCCAATTATTCTTGCAGAAAGAAATAGGCGGCCCTGCAAGGGAAGAACTGTACGTGAAATTTAACTAACAATGCATATAACAGTTCATGAggagcaaaagaaaaggttaCTTTCTCTAGGTATGGcccaaaaaaatagaaagtctAGTGTTAGGAAAATTTCAACAGATTTGTAACCATGTTAACGGCACCTGCAGGGGCATTTTTCGTTTCAAGTGACAGGTAAAGTCGTTGATGAGAAATTCCTCTGGTGGAAGCCCAAACAGTTTTTGAAAGGCTGAATTTGTTTGAGGAGACCGCACAGTTATCTACAATAGGTTAATTAAAAATCATGAGCAGGAATATATGAAAGGAATTTAGAACACTACTAAAAAGGgaatataagaaaaagaacacTGGTAATATGAATTTCAGAAGTATTGAACTGCTGTACCTTCTTGCCCACCTCCTTCTCCATCTTTGTTAAAAAGTGATTTGCAACGTTGCCACCTCTTGTGTTATTTAAGAAAATTCTCAGATGGAGTTTTGACTGGCATGCCTGAGCTAACTTTCCTCGAAGAGGAACCCACAGATCAGCTAAATCTGAAATATTAGTTTTTACAAAATTGATTTCAGCATGGCCCAGAGAGATAGCTTCATCAAAAGGTCCATCAAAATCATAGATTTCCACATCCAGCACAGAAGGAGGTTCATCCATTGCATCAAACTCAAATATTTCTGCGAGCAACAAGAAATCAATTCAGACCTAGATTTAGTTTATAAATGTTGCATAATCTAAAAATATATTCTAAATTTTAGATTGACATTTATAATCAATTATATACTGAAAAATGTCTTCATAAGAAgtataaattcaaaatcaaacaaagttgattaagaataaaatgaaaatcacCATTCCATGTGGGATCGCATTTCTGGAACTTGATTGAGCTGGTTCTAGTTTTCCCATTGCAAGTAAACACTACATACGGATCAGAGAACCCACTTGAATCAACAGCTGCTATGTTACTTCCTTCAATCAAGGCAACAGTTAGCAGCCAACCATCTCCTTGGGCTTTGACTCCATGATCACTGCCTATTATTAGACACACAAAGAAGATAAAGGATAAATCACatttgaaacaaaagaaaaaagaagataaacaTAGAACAGCTTAGAAACAGTTCGGGACATGCAAAGTTTGTGTCCCCCAAATAgaggagaaaaataaatgaagagcAAGCAAAAGcagtaaaaaaaacaatgcaGTTCTCTATTTAAAAAGTGGAATTTATGGGAGTAGATAAAAGACCAGGCATGTATTGTGAAACTGATAGTAATTGTTAATCTATCTAACTCATTCCCGTacaaatgaatgaatgaattgtGTAACATAGAAGGATCAGACTCTCAGCTAGAGAAAGGTAATATGATTAACAGGATAAGAGTCTGTTGTCGTTAATAAGAAAGAGCAACCACTAAGATTGATGTACCTTTTTGCGCTCTGGCCTGCATGAAGCGTGAGATCAACCCCAGCACCCTTTCTCCTTGAAGAACCAAGACACCACAGACAATGAATTCACCAATTGAATCTGGCAAGTCAAGCCCAACAAACTCCAGCCCTTGAATAGTGCTGGGTATGGCAAGCCAAATATGTACAAGCATATACAACCCAATAAATACAGTGGAGACCACAGTGAAATTGCCAAAATATTGTACTGCCAGCTTCCAATCAGACTGGGGTTCAGCTTGCAGTGATGCCAAAACCTGGTCCTTATTGGACCCAAGATCCTTTGAATCAACTGGCTTAACATTCTGGGACAATAAAGTAGCAAACTGGTCAAAACTGTCCTTTAAACCTTGTCGGGCTCCATTTTCTATCATTCCTTTCATCATGGTGCTCTGCAGAAAATTCATCCGCCAAGATATTACCAAACGTGAAGATTGTTCTCCTGATGGCAGCTCAGGCCCAGGTGTAATGCAGTAGAGCAATTCTGTCCTAAAAGTGCGCCCATATGGAACATCAGGAGTGCTTACACTTGATAGAACTGCGAAAACCTTCCCGTCAGCTTTGAGATACACTTGGTCCTCAGTTCCTTTGCAAGCCTTTATCAACTTAGTTGCTGCCTTAATATATGTAACTACTCGTTTTACGCTCTCGCTGCTGTTATCTAATTTCCACAGTCCTACTTCCAATTCTGTAGTTCCATGCACTTCTGCGAGTGATTTTGGAAAACCTGAATCTGGAGAAAATAGGAAAGTGTTTATGTCTTGGGGTGGAGTGACATACAATTGATCTAGAAGCACTCCTCCTGGTAAGTTGCTTGGGGTTTCACTCGCTTGATCTCGTGACTGCATTGTTCTCATTAGTTCTTCAAATGTAGCGGAAGAGGACTGATCCTCAGAACTGCTCTCATAAACCTCGGACTTAGCAGTTTCAGCAAGCTCGGTCAAGTCAACTCTGCTTGAGGAAGCTGGAACTGTATCAGGATTTTTATTGAACATCTGAGCTATTCGACCAGCAAGGGTCTTCTGCGCACAAAGCTTCTCTTCCTTAAAGGTTGCGGTTTCTTCTTGTCTCGCTCTCACAGGAGAAGCTGATTCAGATGGACCACTGAAAGACCTTGAAGGTGATTCAAATCCTATGTCACCACCATCAGAAGCTGAGTCCGCAAATGAATTGTTTACAGAAAAATGTATCGTCAAAAGAATCTCTCCTGTGagggaaaaatatatatatatattataacaaGTAACTACAATTCACAAATAGGCATTGCCAGTAAGCAATTTGCAATTTTAACTCAAATAGCTGAAGAATATCTGAATTTGGGACAAGAATCCCAAGTTTTGTTCTAAAAAAAGAGGCATGAGATGCaacttcaattaaaaaataagccAATGAAGCTGATTGCAACAGTTTGAACTGGGTATATTGACAGAAAGTGATGCAATGCAAATCCTTACGAACAAATATCAATAACACACAGCAGAAATGAATAATAATAGATAGCACAAGACAAGAAGGAATGAAGGAATGAAGGAATGAGGAAGGTTTATCATTTATGTCACCTATGGGATAAGAAAGAAGGCAAGTGGGTAGGTAGCGTACCACAATCTTTGTTCTTGGACTTTTTACTTTTGGGTTGGAGAGGGTACCAAGCAGTTTCAAGGGACTTATTGCCGGCATCGAAGACTTGGGAAACAGGGAGCTTGACACAGCCAACAAAGTCATCGTTAAAGTACTTGTCTTCATCCAAAACAGAGATGAGTAGCTCCTCATTGAGGTCCTCAACCCTCAGGGCAAACTCTTCTCCCCAATATGGGTTTAAGGTCTTCTTCACCACTTTGGTCCTGAACTTCTGCTTTCCCAGCTGCACCTTCACATACGGATCACTTAACCCGTTTAGATCCATTGCTGGCAGATCTCGAGCCCCCATTACTTGAACCACCAGCTTCATTTTTTATCATTCACTCagataaaagataaaaattcTTCCAATTCTTTGtctgtatgtatgtatgcgaaaattacaatttacaacataaggataaaattaaacaaataaacaaaagaaaagcaaagccaataagaaaaaattgatcaaataaaTGGGTGGGATTATGAAATGTACGAATAGAATGAAACGAATGACATCATGAAAAGGGAAACTTTAGGAGAAAAATCTCCAACTTGTCACGCACTGGCAATGCGACGAAAATCGCCTGATGGTCGGAGCTTCTGAATACCCGAAATTGATAATGCTCATAACAATTTGAATTCTTTATTTCTCTGAATTAAACGGAAATTTGAAGACACACAAACAGAATGAacgagagaggaagaagagatcGACACAACAGAAGCCCAACGGCCAAACCCtttaaaattagaaagaaagataatttcagaagaagaagggaaatTTATCatcaatccaatccaaaatGGAAAgtcagtttttttcttcttttttttttgggtaaaatgGATGATCAAAATGGAAAGCTGGGCGAGCCAGAGGAAGGGAGATGTTTGAAGTAAAAGTTTATAAAAGCTCAGAGACTTTTGGcttcctttgttttattttagtagccttattatttttattcttttctctctctggttCAATTTCCTACTGCGCGTAGGACGTTTGACTTTTGACTTTCTcaattaaaatacattttcattttctattttttagattttagatTTTGCAAATAATAGATTGCGTAttaataatactaataattAGTTGAgtgtgtttgttttcttttgctacATCATTCAGTGGATTGCAATTTGCAGCTGCTTTGTTTAAAAAGAATGATTAGAGTATGGGGAATTTCCCATGAGAGTCTTTTGTcacgttttgttttgtatgtttAAAAAGAATGGTTGGGGCTGCCTACCTTTCCATGAGGTAGTAGCCTtgattttaatatttcattagtattattattacaaattaggaaacttgtaattaatttaaacaagtaccaaaactaaagaaaaataaatgaccTTGACTAATtaactaatttatttattggtgTGTCTAAATAAAGAATAGGCAAGGTACTTTAGTCGACAGCCACAGCTACTTTGAAGGGATCCATTCATTCACTCACGGTTCACCCGCGTCAATTGCTCAACCCCACCCCACCACCTTCTTTACTTATGTATATTAATACTATTCGAAATGAAACTTTAGAGCTATTTTAATGTCAAATCAATGTATGATGAATGTAGGCCTAAGGTTAAGGCCAACTGGACTGTCGGCACTAGGGATGCTCATTGTTTACTTTACACTATTCTTCTGATTCAATGAGCTTTTGGATTGTCAACAACAGCACAGCACAGGCCAAGCCAAGTTCAACTTTACACTCTTCTTCTGATTCAGTAACtaattatcttttattttttgctgcAATTTGCAAGCGACTTGGAAAACAACCACACCATCATCAGCATTCCATTTCTATGTGTGTATACATaccatcatcttcatcagCATTATATTACATTTTGTTTCTCATCTTATATTGGATCGAGGATCAATCTCAGCTGGTAATCAGCTTCAGGTTTGACAATCACTACATGTCTCAGAACTGTACTTCTGTGATTATATAATgtgtatatacatacatacatacatacatacatatatatatatatataagagagagagagagagagagagagattgctCATTGCATCAGTCTGAATTAGAATGTTATGAACTTTGATTGATTAATGATGTTTATTCAACACTGAACTAAGCAAGCAAAACCTTACGCAATAAACTAGGATACAAACACAAATACAACACGACTggaatttctttctttctcactttCTTCCAGAAA of Prunus dulcis chromosome 4, ALMONDv2, whole genome shotgun sequence contains these proteins:
- the LOC117624467 gene encoding C2 and GRAM domain-containing protein At1g03370 isoform X1, which encodes MKLVVQVMGARDLPAMDLNGLSDPYVKVQLGKQKFRTKVVKKTLNPYWGEEFALRVEDLNEELLISVLDEDKYFNDDFVGCVKLPVSQVFDAGNKSLETAWYPLQPKSKKSKNKDCGEILLTIHFSVNNSFADSASDGGDIGFESPSRSFSGPSESASPVRARQEETATFKEEKLCAQKTLAGRIAQMFNKNPDTVPASSSRVDLTELAETAKSEVYESSSEDQSSSATFEELMRTMQSRDQASETPSNLPGGVLLDQLYVTPPQDINTFLFSPDSGFPKSLAEVHGTTELEVGLWKLDNSSESVKRVVTYIKAATKLIKACKGTEDQVYLKADGKVFAVLSSVSTPDVPYGRTFRTELLYCITPGPELPSGEQSSRLVISWRMNFLQSTMMKGMIENGARQGLKDSFDQFATLLSQNVKPVDSKDLGSNKDQVLASLQAEPQSDWKLAVQYFGNFTVVSTVFIGLYMLVHIWLAIPSTIQGLEFVGLDLPDSIGEFIVCGVLVLQGERVLGLISRFMQARAQKGSDHGVKAQGDGWLLTVALIEGSNIAAVDSSGFSDPYVVFTCNGKTRTSSIKFQKCDPTWNEIFEFDAMDEPPSVLDVEIYDFDGPFDEAISLGHAEINFVKTNISDLADLWVPLRGKLAQACQSKLHLRIFLNNTRGGNVANHFLTKMEKEVGKKITVRSPQTNSAFQKLFGLPPEEFLINDFTCHLKRKMPLQGRLFLSARIIGFHANLFGHKTKFFFLWEDIEEIQVVPPSLSSMGSPIVVMTLRPGRGMDARHGAKTQDGEGRLKFHFQSFVSFNVAHRTIMALWKARSLSPEQKVQIVEEESEVKIQSEESGSFLGLDDVSMSEVYSSAHSVPTNFFVELFGGGELDRRVMEKAGCLNYSYTPWESEKGDVCVRQIYYRFDKRVSQYRGEVTSTQQKSRLSDRNGWLVQEVSTLHAVPLGDYFNLHIRYQIEDLPSNSKGCQVKVYFGVEWLKGTRHQKRITKNVLKNLQDRLKDTFSVVETEFTR
- the LOC117624467 gene encoding C2 and GRAM domain-containing protein At1g03370 isoform X3, yielding MKLVVQVMGARDLPAMDLNGLSDPYVKVQLGKQKFRTKVVKKTLNPYWGEEFALRVEDLNEELLISVLDEDKYFNDDFVGCVKLPVSQVFDAGNKSLETAWYPLQPKSKKSKNKDCGEILLTIHFSVNNSFADSASDGGDIGFESPSRSFSGPSESASPVRARQEETATFKEEKLCAQKTLAGRIAQMFNKNPDTVPASSSRVDLTELAETAKSEVYESSSEDQSSSATFEELMRTMQSRDQASETPSNLPGGVLLDQLYVTPPQDINTFLFSPDSGFPKSLAEVHGTTELEVGLWKLDNSSESVKRVVTYIKAATKLIKACKGTEDQVYLKADGKVFAVLSSVSTPDVPYGRTFRTELLYCITPGPELPSGEQSSRLVISWRMNFLQSTMMKGMIENGARQGLKDSFDQFATLLSQNVKPVDSKDLGSNKDQVLASLQAEPQSDWKLAVQYFGNFTVVSTVFIGLYMLVHIWLAIPSTIQGLEFVGLDLPDSIGEFIVCGVLVLQGERVLGLISRFMQARAQKGSDHGVKAQGDGWLLTVALIEGSNIAAVDSSGFSDPYVVFTCNGKTRTSSIKFQKCDPTWNEIFEFDAMDEPPSVLDVEIYDFDGPFDEAISLGHAEINFVKTNISDLADLWVPLRGKLAQACQSKLHLRIFLNNTRGGNVANHFLTKMEKEVGKKITVRSPQTNSAFQKLFGLPPEEFLINDFTCHLKRKMPLQGRLFLSARIIGFHANLFGHKTKFFFLWEDIEEIQVVPPSLSSMGSPIVVMTLRPGRGMDARHGAKTQDGEGRLKFHFQSFVSFNVAHRQISSLSYLVEVNWTVELWRKLVVLTILTPHGNQRRVMCV
- the LOC117624467 gene encoding C2 and GRAM domain-containing protein At1g03370 isoform X2 translates to MKLVVQVMGARDLPAMDLNGLSDPYVKVQLGKQKFRTKVVKKTLNPYWGEEFALRVEDLNEELLISVLDEDKYFNDDFVGCVKLPVSQVFDAGNKSLETAWYPLQPKSKKSKNKDCGEILLTIHFSVNNSFADSASDGGDIGFESPSRSFSGPSESASPVRARQEETATFKEEKLCAQKTLAGRIAQMFNKNPDTVPASSSRVDLTELAETAKSEVYESSSEDQSSSATFEELMRTMQSRDQASETPSNLPGGVLLDQLYVTPPQDINTFLFSPDSGFPKSLAEVHGTTELEVGLWKLDNSSESVKRVVTYIKAATKLIKACKGTEDQVYLKADGKVFAVLSSVSTPDVPYGRTFRTELLYCITPGPELPSGEQSSRLVISWRMNFLQSTMMKGMIENGARQGLKDSFDQFATLLSQNVKPVDSKDLGSNKDQVLASLQAEPQSDWKLAVQYFGNFTVVSTVFIGLYMLVHIWLAIPSTIQGLEFVGLDLPDSIGEFIVCGVLVLQGERVLGLISRFMQARAQKGSDHGVKAQGDGWLLTVALIEGSNIAAVDSSGFSDPYVVFTCNGKTRTSSIKFQKCDPTWNEIFEFDAMDEPPSVLDVEIYDFDGPFDEAISLGHAEINFVKTNISDLADLWVPLRGKLAQACQSKLHLRIFLNNTRGGNVANHFLTKMEKEVGKKITVRSPQTNSAFQKLFGLPPEEFLINDFTCHLKRKMPLQGRLFLSARIIGFHANLFGHKTKFFFLWEDIEEIQVVPPSLSSMGSPIVVMTLRPGRGMDARHGAKTQDGEGRLKFHFQSFVSFNVAHRTIMALWKARSLSPEQKVQIVEEESEVKIQSEESGSFLGLDDVSMSETNFFVELFGGGELDRRVMEKAGCLNYSYTPWESEKGDVCVRQIYYRFDKRVSQYRGEVTSTQQKSRLSDRNGWLVQEVSTLHAVPLGDYFNLHIRYQIEDLPSNSKGCQVKVYFGVEWLKGTRHQKRITKNVLKNLQDRLKDTFSVVETEFTR
- the LOC117626449 gene encoding protein phosphatase 1 regulatory inhibitor subunit PPP1R8 homolog; amino-acid sequence: MFGRAGLDRFKKAQSLEPFSLNPNSNSKSTPLPSLSHSQQAQHQPPPPPLAPPEAAPLVGVEQTPQQHLTQLGGGQSTWQPPDWAIDPRPGVYYLEVVKEGQVLDRITLDRRRNIFGRQSQTCDFVLDHQSVSRQHAVVVPHKNGSIYVIDLGSAHGTFVANERVTKDTPVELEVGQSLRFAASTRTYILRKNDAALFPRPSLPAEVNLPPPPDPSDEEAVVAYNTLLNRHGLTRFDVGPMSRESGDSGAQGATQQPERASKRIRKARVSFRDQVGGELVEVVGVSDGVDVETEPGPVGVKEGSLVGKYESLVQITVIPKGKEQLCAKEDNSSQKGMTEKLQQVLNRVKTAPKGGIYDDLYGDSFSGKVGSSWAYPSAGSSGKQGSPGRETDEKALSVKVGTNSNHADDDEDDLFGD